In Vicia villosa cultivar HV-30 ecotype Madison, WI unplaced genomic scaffold, Vvil1.0 ctg.001714F_1_1, whole genome shotgun sequence, the DNA window TTTTTCAAACCCTTTTCTCTATTATTATACAcatctatctatctatatatatatatatatatatatatatatatatatatatatatatatatatatatatatatatatatatatatatatatatatatatatatatatatatatatatatatatatatatgagaatcatATCCCAGTTTTATGTAAGAATAcgagaatgaatctgaatcattggattttaaaataaatggtagagattaaatgtcaatatttttttctctttcctcaatggttcagattcattctcatattctcacataaaaatgtcatCTTCATATGATatgtccttatatatatatatatatatatatatatatatatatatatatgtatatatatataggggcggaaccaaggcccagctagcccgagcaggcgcccgggctcaaccctattttctttgtactcacCCCAagttaatagtcgatttttagacaaaatcaggggcaaaatttgggataaaattagtaaaaatagagtgtgaaaattaaaacagatgaataatcaatggtgtaaagtttttgctCAGGCTgaataaaatttctggctccaccacttatatatatatatatatatatatatatatatatatatatatatatatatatatatatatatatatataaaatagactttaaaaaatacATCGTATAAGATCTCAttcttttactaacaatacatatatattttaaaattttgtataagattaattatatgaaatgacaaataaacttacataataatttaaaattatatataaattaaggacattatgTAATTTTAGGCGGGGCGGGGATATTTGCGCCACCCCGTCCCCGAAGTGTCTTCGGagagactttgttccccatccccgtccccgcaggAAATGAATTACCCTTTTTTGGGCCCTATACGGGGAATCCTCACGGAGATCCCGTTaatagaggcaagttgacattcCTATTAATtactattatataattttattttattaaaataggaatgtcaacttgcctctattTATTAACGGGAatctctgttttttattataaatcgttgtggaaaaaaaattatatttaaatataaatcgttttacaatttcaataaataattaatgatattttttctattatatccttaaatatttattattgtcTCTCATTTTAATGATATAAAATTTAACTTCTACACATCATTAATAAAGAACGATTTTATAAAAACTTTCCtattttcttattttcatatatttttttaaacatatgtAGGTAGTAGTAACTATAGTTTTGTTTCTaataaaaagtaataaaattgattaaagttgttatgatttaaaattaaatattattgagtgtgacacaataataataataataataataataataataataataataataataataataataataacttaatttTAATATTGTAACGATTTTGTGCTTTGATTAAatgtttaattcttttttataagccttttttttcaattttttttgttaaaattgaagaagaaatattcataaaattaaaaataataacaaataaattataattaaatcattttaataacTATTTCTTTCATAATTATGTCTTCTCAATTATGTCTTCTCATGTGTTAAAATGTTTCATTCTAAAATTAAATGACGgtataaaattgttttataatgggACTTAATTTTATCCTAGTTTTTTTTACTTATGGGGAGTATTTTTAGCTCGCTATTATTTAACTAAATGTGTAGATTAGGTTTGTTAAAAAACAataaacttatttatttattagtattaattaagaatatttgatttactttttttttagcaAAGTAGGTTAATTTGGCTTGCTTAGTTTTgggttaatattttttaatagaaagagTAAgtattgaatttatttaattattattatttattacaaatATTTGTTTTGCTATTTTTTATCTGTGTAGGTTATTTTGTTTAGATATCAATAAATATATGTGGCtttctatttttttggattcgAAAAGGTGGAGagttggttttatttatttattaggttaGGGTTAaaggattatttaaaaaaattggttattgaatagtaaaaaaaattagtgGTGGGCTTTTTAATGGTCTTGTTTAATTTGTCTCACATTTAACCTAATCTTTACTCTTTAATTTAAATAGTGACGGAATCCATATTCTCTCCTCCACTCCATCATCAAGGGTGACATATTCTCTATCAGAAAAATCAATATGAAAAGAAATAAGATAAGTTCTCGTAAATCACTCTTCCTCCTCACTATGATGAAGAAGAATAATACTATTATTCAATCCTCAAAACCAGTTGctataagaaagaaaaagagaacttGTGTCAAATCTTTTCAACGAAAACAACAATCGTTTTCTTCTACAAAAGCAGAACCTGAGTTTTACTTATCCGATGACTGCTGGGAGCATGTTTTCACATTCCTCATCAACCCTATAGATAAAAACAAACGCATCTTTAAATCTCTATCTCTCGTCTCAAAACACTTCCTCTCCATCACCAACCGTCTCATATTCTCTATGACAATTTATAATCCACAACTTTGTTTTCTCCCTCGTTTCTTACATAGATTCTCCAACCTTAATTCCCTTGACCTCTGGTTTGGCTCCCGTGATTTCGATACAGACATTGTTTTGTCTCTCCGTGACAGACCAACATTGAAATCTTTATCTATTTCTGGGATTGACCTAAATGATGCAAAATATGTTACTTCACATTACATTGATTTCTTCGTGAGTTTGAAGTGTTTGAATTGTCTCAAGTTTGGGTATTCGCAAATCCCTGATGATTTGCTTTACTCTATTGCAAGAGAAGGTCTTCCTTTAAAGAGTTTTGCTCTTGAAATGTGTATGGGCTATAGTTACCATGGAATTTATGCTTTAATATCCAAGTGTCACGGGATACAAAATTTAGGTCTTCAAGAGGTTGATTTTCTAAATAATCATCATGTTTTCCAGTTGTCTTTGCTTCTTCCTGACTTGGTATCTATAAACCTTAGCAGAAGTTCTAAGCTCACCGAATTAGCTTTATTTGCACTAATTAAGAACTGTCGTACACTTAGTGAGATCACAATGGAAGACATATATATTGGGAAAGAGAGTGTAAAAAATTATGATACTTTGAGAGATTTTGATGTCAACCCTCGATTAAAATTTCTACATTTGCTTGACAATGCATTTATAAACGAGGAGATCGTCATATTGTTTGCTTCTATTTTCCCCAATTTAGAGTTTCTCGATTTGAGTTATTGCCATGGCATATCTAATAAGGATATTTGTCAAGTTCTAAGTAGATGTTGTAAGATTAGACATCTAAACTTGACCAACACTAATGCAGTGAGAGGACTTAAAATGAACTTTGTAGTTCACCAACTAGAGGTGTTGGACCTAACCGATACAAATGTTGATGATAAAGCACTCTATGAGATCTCAAAAAGTTGTTGTGGACTTCAGCAACTAATATTGATGAGTTGTAAATATGTCACAAAAAAGGGAGTGATGTGTGTGATTGAAAACTGCACACAACTGAAGGAAATCTATTTGATGGAATGTGAAAAAGTGAATGTTAATGTAGTTGTCGCAATGCTTGCATCAAGGCCACCATTACAAAAAAATAATCGCTCCACCCCATTTTTGTTTAAGTGACGTATAGAGAAAACTCTTTTTGTTAGGGTTGTACTTTGCTAGTTATGGATGTTTTATTTATTGAAGTTTTGATTCttaaatagtagatttttttatttttaaatttgtttctATTTAATCGTCATTTTGTCGAATAATCTCTAAATATAGTTAGATTTTTTATATGAAGTTTTAAATATTGATGTTTTTCTTTCCTCTAACATGAATTATATTAGTTTTCTTCTATGAAAAAGATTTTATTGCATCAATGGCTGACTGAACTAGTTAATTAACCTTTGAATTCTGTAGATATATCTCAACAGTGACAAGTTATCAGAAGCCATTTAGATATCACTGACTTACTAATTCTAATGAATGAAACTAACATTTGTTGTTATGAGTTTCGAATTCTGAATTGCAGGGTTTGAGTGTTTTGTTTAGAAGAAGGTCTATTGGATAAGTTACACGAGTTGTTCTTTCATTACAAGTTGGTAGGCATGTCTTGGTACATTTGTTTGCCTTTGATTATGTGTTTGATCATTGCAGTGATGTAACATCATAACTGATAGCACCCTGTGGATTGCTGGCTTTGGCCATGGTCACTAGTAGAATGGCTATGAGATTTTGTAAGGACTGAAAAGTGAAGATTATTATCAATCTTTCTATTTGCAAATTGGCATCTTTGATCGTTCCTTGAATTTTAAGGCTTGGTTTTCTTGAATTTCATTTGTTGTGGCAGCTTCTTTGTGATAATAATCAATTTTCGGTCGGGCGGGCCTATCTATAATGTTGTTATGGTCTGCTTCATGCTATTCACACTGCTGTTTCAATCTGCTACACTCTATTCTCGGAGCTGTTTCGGCCTTCTATGGGCATCCGTAAGGGTCTCTGGTCTGGTGAAATGTTGCCCGTTAAAAATCGTGACCCTTTGAACCTGTTGATACACTCCTTTTTTTAGTGTTTACGCTTGTTCAGTTATGACGGATAATTCCAAATTTTGATCAGTTATGGTGGCTCTCAATTGTAGTTGTAGCTGGTTTTATGCCCCTTTACATATTCCACAATTAGTCTAGGCCTTGTTATAGAAAAAGTTATGGGAAGTTAATTTAGTGAATAACCACTTTAAAAGAAATTACCTAATTCTATATATCCACACATATTATATAGTTAATTGTATACCCTGCCATGAAAATATAACGTCACATCTCTTAGTGTTACAGATCTTACATATTTGTAATGCCAACTTCATGTTTGTTTACCTTTGACGTAATCTTTCTTGTGAGATATAAACTTAACCTTCTTAGAACGACAATTCTTCTTCCTCTTTGCAATACCGACCTGCATAACTCAACAAATTAGTGCTCCATAGGCTTATTGCTAATCCTGGGAAATGTAAGATTTACTTTGGAGTTGATGTTGAAACGAAGCGACAGATTCTCGGTGTGACTAGATTTACAGAAGGCCCTCTCCCGTTTCGCTATTTGGGGGTTCCTCTCACTTGTAAAAAATTGTCTATCCATCACCACATGACTCTTGTGGATAAGATTATTGGGAGAATCAAACATTGGAGCACTAATTTGTTGAGTTATGCAGGTCGTGTCCTGCTTATCAAGAGTGTGACGTTTGCCATTGTGAATTATTGAATGCAATGCTTCCCTATCCCCATGCATGATATCAGTAGGAAATGTTAAATATGTAATTCATTATCCTTTGATGTTACTTGATAAATAAGAAAGTGTGAGGAATGGGAGGAAATTCTGTTACAACATAATTTGTTACTTGGTGTGCAAGTAacctatgtatatatatatatatatatagtacacTCTAACATTGTAATCATTAGAAGTAGTGCAATACATTTCTGTTCCTCTTTCAATTTCCATTCTTCTCTCTCAATTCATAATTGTGCAAAGTGTGTGTGAGTGAAGAACAAAGCCTTGAGCAATTGGTGTTAGTGCATCACTCAAGTGAAGAGTGATTGAGTTCATGTTCTTAGTTCCAACTAGAAAAGAAATAGCAGAAAATATGAGGAAAAATAAGGCATGACAAAGGAAGAGTGAGAGaatgagaaaaaaaagaaagaaaaaatatagaGATAACTtgggagagatagagagagagacaGAGACAGGGAAAGATATGTATAGAGTATGAGAGAAGAGgggtttgaaaaaatattaacgcAACAACTTGACATTTTGTCCTGCACCAGCGAACATACATAAGTTTGTGTATCCCGTTCGCATTCTCCCCTGGCTTGCTCCGTTCTTAGTTGTGGCCGTCACTCAAGCGTATCACTCCCCCTTAATGTTGGGTCTCTCCGTGGCTTAACTCCCTCTCCCCACCCTATCTCTGTGTTTTATGTTGTCGTATTACTCTATTCATTCTCACTTCTTTCTGCATTGCAAAAGTGCTTAATATTGTTATGCTTAGACTTAATCATTATGCCAAGACTGCTAAAAGGATGACTTAAATCTAAGAAGGAGAAGATTGTATCTAAGGTGATACTTTTAcataactattatatattttgGTTATAGTGTATGTTGTTATACTATTACTATTATTGTTGATCTATCAATTTTGTTGTTCCATTTGTTGGTTTAGGTTGTACTTCCTATTTGCTATTACAGTGCAATTTGatctactttttttttcttcatgtaaCATGTTATCTCTAATGAAACTAACAAGGCTTGATGATTGTGTCATTTGGTATTCTATTTACATTGCAGTTTTTCATATAAGCAACAGTACGTATTCAGTCATAGACCTAAATGTGCTTTAGTTTTTCTCTTAATGACACTTAGTTTTTCATATAATCCTATTGAATTGTGCTTCCATGTTTTATATTGCAGTTAGTACCTAAATGTTTTTCTACTGATAGATTCTATCAATCTGTGTATTTCCAAGTATTTTTATCAAATCTAAAAGCTTCCGCCACCGCGTCGGACTACAATGATCAACCGTCTCCCGCATTAGAAACAGAAATGCACAATTTCATTCATGTAAATGATTACAGATTATTTGCATGAATACAATTTCATTCATGTAAATGATTACAGATTATTTGCATGAATACAATTTCATTCATGTAAATGATTACAGATTATTTGCATGAATACAATTTCATTCATGTAAATGATTACAGATTATTTGCATGAATACAATTTCATTCATGTAAATGATTACAGATTATTTGTAAAGAAACTATCTAAAATAGAACCACACTTTCTCCTAATGTTCTACAAGAGGCCATGGTTTCACTTGATAGTCATTTAGACCATTCACAACATCAACCATAAAAGTCCATTGCATCATTTGAACTTTTCCTTCCTTCCTCCCTCTTATGATCACCAGACggttttttattctttctatAGCACTGAGgctcttttgtgaattttttctCGAAACACAATTTCTGGGGCTTGttccttctttctttcttcctgGAAAAATCAAACACATGAACAAATTTTTTCAAATTCTATAACACTTGgataattcaaaccaaatcaTAATATTATGAATATATTATTACCTCATGTTTCTTTCTCTCCTTCTCAATTCTTTCTCACTTTCTCCATTCATTCCATCATTTTTCTCTGACATTTTCTTCACCGGTTTCTCATTCTTGTTTCTGCGGAAATTAAAGCTTCTCAGTTCTTTCTCACTTCCTCCCTTCATTCCATCATCTTTCCTTGATTTTTTCTTCGCCAGATTCTCATTCATCTTACTGTGGAAATTGAATATAAATGAAACTATCatacataaaatataaaataaattccttgctaaaataaatatgaaaagatAAAGTGTTACCTAGATTCCCCTACATCTTCATTTCTGAATTTGTCCTCAGTCAACTTTTTCTTGCTTCTTCCACTCACCTCACGAGGAAACTCTTCATTGTTCTTGGTAACGGTTTCTTCCATGGAACGTTTGCTTGCATTCTTCTTTGGATTTCTCCCCATGTGTGATGAGTGTATGTGAGTGAGAGAGACTCtatatgtgtgtgtgttttttcGAGTGAGTTATACTGAGAGTGTTTGAGAGGTTATGGTAACCATGAGCATTGCTCTCTTTATATAGTGTAACTATTCTAGAAGGTGTTCTAGAATATTCTGCAACTAACTAAGTAACTTCCTAACTAATTTaccaactaactaactaactcgtGGTTGGTTTGTTATTTGTAACCGAATGGTTTTTCTCTTTGCTATCACGTGCTATATTTGAAAACAAGAGTGTATTTGAAGAGGTTAATATAAAAAGGTGGAGGCTTATATATTATATAGGCGtgatgatttgtatttattaattaattaacgaGGGTTAATTTAAGATATGAGAATAATTCTTATCAAATTTATGGATACTTTAATTATATGAAAATTAACAAGTGTTGTGTTTGAATATAAAAAATCTATAAAGGTGGATCGATGGAGAATTTGGTTTAATTGGAGAATATGAAATTTAAAGAATTAAGAGAAAATAAgatacataataaaattaaaaatgaaatttataaaaaatagatatatatatatatatatatatatatatatatatatatatatatatatatatatatatatatatatatatatatatatatatatatatatattgcagttGCAAATTATAAGCGCTCGAACAAATACCCATTCCGGCACGCTAATATTGGGgaatataaaaatcaaataaaacaattttaaagCAATTGTTTTATAAGACATAATacaaagaaatgatttttttaaataaaagaataattaagtgttattttattagtaTGCAATAAAAATTGAGAAGATCAATTATTTGTCTTAAAATATTACTGTTTTACCAACAGTAGAACAAAATGTGACCCACATAAAGAATACACAACATAATGTCAATTGTCCAATGCAATAATCTCAGTCATATTTACTTTCAATATCtgtttcccgttaatatttaatattttaattaataactttatgttctcgttaatattcaatagtttggtcaataacttcatgttcccgttaatatacaatattttgatcagtaagttcatgttttcgttaatattcaatattttgatcagtaactttatgttttcgttaatattcaatattttgatctgtaacttcatgttcccgttattattcaatattttgatcagtaatttcatattcccgttaatattaatattttgattagtaatttcATAAATAATTGGGATTATACTAAGTTGCAGGCACCTAAGAGGAAATACTAAAGGTTTCACATGAGACCCCTGTCCCATACATATAAGGCGCCCGCCTTTGCCCCTTGTGGCACCCGTCCCTCATTCATCTTTTGGTGGGCCCCTCCCTGCCATATGGGGCGCCCGCCCCTTAAGGTATGGCCCCCGCCACCTAAGCTTCTCTCCTCTTCCCCTTTTGTTCTTCAATAATCCCTTCGTCCCCCAATTCCATTATTTCACATAATCACTTCATATATTCAGTAATTCAACAACTCAGACAAGTCATTATTCATACCACCATCGATTGAATTAATTCAGAAACAATTtcattcacaagttcataatcaATACAGTTAATCAACATCTTACAAGGCAACGAGTCATCATGCAAATCTTTCCAGAAAATCACATAACAGCAAACACCAAAATTATACAAATATAGGGATAAAATTTATAACCCAAACCCCACATACGGTTTATCATATCCatgtttatagagcaagaactcCACCCCTTACCTTGGGTCGAAGGTTGCTCTAAATTTGTTCCCGATTGAAGTCACCCAATGCTTTACGTGCCTTTCTCTGCTATCTCTCCAAAACCTTCTTCTGTTATATgcctctatttttattttttttgttttccccAAAACCTAAGTGATATACCACCACTTCTATTTGCTTCACCATTTGAATTGGGCAAAAAATTCACTCGTACAGCACACATATGTACTAGTCCACATAAATAAAATACACACCTACTATTATCATGCTATGTctaatttaatcaatttatttaatttagcaGTATATTTCATAATTATTAATACTCACATTATTAATACTTTAATACTAAAAATGCTAAATATATTAAAACTCGACCGACTATTCCGTTAAAATACCCGACTCAACAACTCAAAATGCGACAAAACACgataaatattcaaaattaactaaattaaatagTTGACAATATTATTGATATGATAGTATATAGGGGTTGGCATAGTGGAAATTTTAGAAAACacatagaataataataataataataataataataataataataataataataataataataataataataataataataataataataataataataacactaatctatctatctatctatatctATAATCTATCTATAATCTATAATCCAataacttctctcactaattttctctacaaaatctcaattaataaataatctaTACTATCTATACTATTCTATAGTCCTataacttctctcactaattttttctccaaaattttaattaataaataatattaataataaataaataataaattataggataataatatttaattttttaattttattattcaatgttgtaatatattatgttattttaattttattgatttttgttattttttattttttagttgctATTGATTTTGaagttcttttattttatttatgtttatttatttaaatatattttttactaaATGTAAACTATTTTGTTGATGATATAAAAAGTCAcaatcaatataaaatatatatatttttaaataattaagtaaGATTTGGCTAGTTAATTAAGAATATttgatttactttttttttagcaAAGTAGGTTAATTTGGCTTGCTTAGTTTTGGGTtagtatttttaaatagaaatagtaagtattttatttatttaattattattatttattacaaatATTTGTTTTGCTATTTTTTATCTGttggttatttttttaatatccaTAAATATATGTGGCtttctatttttttggattcgAAAAGGTGGAGAGTTGGTCTTTATATTTATTAGGTTATTGAATGATAAAAAaagagtaatgctatttagtacgaaggaaattggagaagaaatgcaagaatgtcCACATGTCACTATATTATAGGgaagtttttaatttatttttaatttaatttcctttttaataggaatcatggggtGGTGGTGATAATGAATAGTTGAGATTTATTCTCAC includes these proteins:
- the LOC131636404 gene encoding uncharacterized protein LOC131636404, with the protein product MGRNPKKNASKRSMEETVTKNNEEFPREVSGRSKKKLTEDKFRNEDVGESSKMNENLAKKKSRKDDGMKGGSEKELRSFNFRRNKNEKPVKKMSEKNDGMNGESEKELRRRERNMRKKERRNKPQKLCFEKKFTKEPQCYRKNKKPSGDHKREEGRKSSNDAMDFYG
- the LOC131636402 gene encoding F-box/LRR-repeat protein 3-like; translated protein: MKRNKISSRKSLFLLTMMKKNNTIIQSSKPVAIRKKKRTCVKSFQRKQQSFSSTKAEPEFYLSDDCWEHVFTFLINPIDKNKRIFKSLSLVSKHFLSITNRLIFSMTIYNPQLCFLPRFLHRFSNLNSLDLWFGSRDFDTDIVLSLRDRPTLKSLSISGIDLNDAKYVTSHYIDFFVSLKCLNCLKFGYSQIPDDLLYSIAREGLPLKSFALEMCMGYSYHGIYALISKCHGIQNLGLQEVDFLNNHHVFQLSLLLPDLVSINLSRSSKLTELALFALIKNCRTLSEITMEDIYIGKESVKNYDTLRDFDVNPRLKFLHLLDNAFINEEIVILFASIFPNLEFLDLSYCHGISNKDICQVLSRCCKIRHLNLTNTNAVRGLKMNFVVHQLEVLDLTDTNVDDKALYEISKSCCGLQQLILMSCKYVTKKGVMCVIENCTQLKEIYLMECEKVNVNVVVAMLASRPPLQKNNRSTPFLFK